The stretch of DNA tacctgatgaagatgtccGAATCAACCTATATCCAGGAAATCAACATATCATCTGGTACAACCCATTCTCGAGTTGTAGTCGACTGGCAGAGATTGAAAGACTACGATAGTTGGAAAGTACTGTCCATTGTACGATACAAGTGagtcgatcttcctcttgtaGTATACAATACAAACTTGCTGGGGGTTTGATTCTCATATTTCGATGAAACAGACCATTCTGGATTCAACCTCAACTCCATCCCGCCCTCTCTGCTCATCCCCACCTGGCATCCCACTTACTCCTACTTAAATCAAATAACGAAACATCCATATTGGTGGTCTATCCAATTTCGACTCTGAATGTCAACCATGTACTGCTCgttgaagatggaaagatcaaatcgaatatcaatagAGTAATACCCACcagtcaagaagagaaagtcTGGGTAGTATGCTATGAGGCTATAGGACCtatcgaagaaagaagatcagTGAGGAAAGTGATAGATATTGCTAGAGATCTAGTTGACTCCACCAcaagggatgatgaggtgaagaagaagaagaagaagaaagatgatttgtgGGATGGATTGGGTATATGTACATGGGAGAGTTTCTtcgataaaggtgagttatcgaTATATCACTTATAACATACAATCTTCAAAATCATTTCACAATTTCTTTTGTGGGTACTGTACGATTGGGTTGAAGTAGCTGAAAGGTGTATTtatgaaagatgggaaaCGAATTCGACCCACTAAAGATCTCCTTCTATCCCTCATTCCCTCCGACTTGCCTATCAAGACATTcctgattgatgatggatggCAAAATACCCTCTCTACTTCTACTCATCGACGACTCATGTCATTTAAGCCTTATGAAGATTTTGGAGGTACACTGAAAGAGGTAGTAGATGCTGTTAAAGATAGTGGAGTAGAGAAAGTCGGAGTATGGTTGACCCTTCAAGGATATTGGGAAGGTATACATCCTGATTCATCACTCATCGCGATATACAATTGTGTAGAGTATAAGAGAGGAAAGCCGAAAGGaggtttggaagatgaaggacGACCGGATGGAGATAGTATTTGGTTACCTCCTCCTAATGAGGCGAAGAGATTCTGGGATGATTGGTTTGGGGAGTTGAAAGATTCAGGAATCGATTTTATCAAAGTAGGTGATCCTTCTATTTAAACAATGTGCCTACTGGGATTTCGGCCTACTGAGATTCCTAATAAATGTATTCTATCAAAACTGAATCTTTCTAAGTGGTCTGAAATTTACGAGTAAGAATTGACTGATTCATTGATGGATTCTACTTCCAGTGCGACAATCAAGCGGATTCAGAGATGGCGATTGATCCCAGAGGCTTTCACGCTCAACAATCCTTATGGTCCACAATGCTTGATTCGGCTCAAAATCATTTTGGTATACAGGGAGTCATCATGTGTATGGCGCAGAATGAGAGGATGCTGAATGGACCTGGGGGGTTGGACTTTGATAGACCAAAAGGAGATTTGGTATTCCGGTGAGTCAGAGTCAGCCAATTCACtattcatcattctctttcgtTCCTTCGCGTATATCATCAACTCAGTCCATTTGTCAGGTTGATGATCGTGCTATGTACTTCACTGACTCGACCAACAATGTACTTAAACACAGTAACTCCGATGATTTCAATATGAAATACTCCAACACCCACCCCGATCACATCCACTTCAACGCTTATAATACCATCCTCACCTCGCATCTATCCTTGATACCGGATTTCGACATGTtcgcatcttcttcaccttctggCCTTCTCCCTACGTACCATGCTCTTTTTAGAGCACTTGGCCCAGGTCCAATATTATTGTCGGATACACCCCAAAACCCCTCTGATACGACACTTATCTCCAAACTTATCGCTAGGACTAAAGATGGCCAAACCAAGGTTGTCAAATCACCTCGTCCAGTCCAGGTATTGAGTCATAGATGGTTCTTTAATAATCTCAAGGGTAACACTGAGGGTCCTGCATTAGTTGCTGGAACTAGgtttgatgaaggtgtaggaggaCTGATAGGAGTGTGGAACGTACATGATTACTCGTCCAGTGCAATTgcgaaagatgaaatcaCATGGAGGGATATTGAAGATCTTATGGATCTAGAGGAAAATGATATCAGTGAATACTGTTTGTTTACACCTTTGAGATTATCAAAAGATGGCAATACCACAGGTCGTATTGTGACTTCAAGTAATGGTGGGTATCTCGATGTTAGGTTGGAGAAAGGGGAATGCGAATTAGTATGTGTTAGTAAGCTCTACCCACTAGAAGGGTATAAAGTAGGTTTGGTGGGGTTGAAAGATAAGTTTGCTTGTATGAGTGGATTAGGGGATATCAAAGTGGATCaagagagtgagtcattGACCAATTTCAATGATGTTATGGAAAACAGGAAAGACGTGTTGATGAAATATGGCTAGAAACTACTCTTGAATTCACTTCGAAATACATCTCAGAGGTAATCACCTTGATCGTCATTCGAGATCAGCCCGTTCAAACTGATGGGACAAGCGTGCATTTGTATGTCGATGATGTTCCTGCTCATTCAGCCCAACAAATTGAGTCCGAtgatggaagggatggtacGGTCCGTTTGGTAGATTTCGATGTTCCCGAGAAGGTATCGTCGGGAAGTGTCagtgtagatgatgaaggtggacTTTGGAAACTCAGAGTTGTAGTTCCAAACTAAACGAGCTGAATGACTGACAACAAGTATGTTTGTAGACTTTGTACATATATGACGGACTTGTGTTCTAGACGGGTACTGTAGATAGGATCAGGATCTACTGGATATGAATCACGAGTGAGCCTTATCATGAGTGACGAGTCGGGCAGATAGCTCTTACCCTTCAGGAATTCAAACGTAGGGATCCCAAGCCACATGCCACGGAGACCTGAATCTCGAGTCAAGCATGCATCGCTCAACCTACGTTGCTCTTACATCCGTAATTCTGTGCATGTTATTGGAAATCCAGTGGTAGCGTGGTTATCCTTGGCATTTACTTGTGATCGTCTCAGTCGCCTAACTTTTCCTGTTGTTCACGTTATCCGGCGACTAAGATCTTGACTCGAGATTCAGAGTTGAAAAAAAGTTGGAAATCTCAGATCTTTATCTAAATCACCactcctcaacatcatcatcttttgatcttctcttcataCTTCGTTGAATCACCAGATCGTACGACATAACAGACCACACAATGTCATCGGAACCTACCATCGTACCTTCCTCTGCACCCAATGGGTCTGTACCCGTCTCTCAAGGTGGTACTTCCACTCCACTATTAGGTAGTAGAGGTGGACCTGCGGGCAGTGGTGGGGCAGGAGGAAGTTTTGGAGTGAAATCGGGTCTGGCCCAGATGTTGAAGGGAGGGTGAGTTTGCTTTACATCATCTGACATTTCGATTAGGATGCAGTGGTTGGTTGTCACTGATACATGATTTCATTGTGATGAATAGTGTCATTATGGATGTCATGAACGTCGAACAGGCCAAGATCGCTGAGGAAGCTGGTGCTTGTGCTGTTATGGCATTAGGTGAGTTCGATTTCTCTCCTCTTAATAATAGTAGGTCCTGCTGTCATGCTAACGATGTCTACTTCGTCCAGAGAGAATCCCAGCGAATATCAGAAGAGACGGAGGTGTCGCaagaatggtgagttgatcgttcGATACTTCCGATCATTCGATATTTCACAATGTATCATCCCTGTCCAACCGACTTACGCTGAACCCTGTCGATCATTCCCGCTTCAGTCCGACCCAGGAatgatcaaggagatcatGGAAGCCGTCTCAATCCCCGTCATGGCGAAAGTCAGAATCGGACATTTCGTAGAAGCTCAGATCTTACAATCAGTCGGGGTGGATTACATCGATGTGAGTGCATTCCACTTTACTCATCAACGGATTGCTTCATGGCAAGTAATGTGTTGACTTGTATACTTGGGTCATTCCATTCGTTAGGAATCCGAAGTTCTCACTATGGCAGATGACCAACATCACATTGGTAAACACTCATTCAAGGTTCCTTTCGTATGTGGATGTAAGAACTTGGGTGAGGCTCTTAGAAGAATCTCTGAAGGTGCTGCGTGAGTTGTACCGACCACTCAACATGCTTCGCGACTTATAGTCATAGGTGGAAAGCTGATCATGTACCACCCCCATTCTTATactccttctcctcgacTTTGCTTAAACCCACAGCATGATTCGAACCAAGGGTGAAGCCGGTACTGGAGATGTTGTAGAAGCCGTCAAACACCAGCGTGCAGTTATGGCAGATATCAGAAAGGCAGCTTCCATGTCTGACGAGGAGCTATACGCTTTTGCTAAAGAGCTTTCAGCACCTTATCATCTATTGAAGGAGACTGCTAGGTTGAAGAGATTACCTGTTGTTTCGTGAGTTTCATTACACTTGAGAACCAAATTTCTGATTGCACATGTATGCGATCTCCACGAGCGTTATTGAAGCCTTGTGATACTGACATCCTTGTGTGTTATAATGTGATAGCTTCGCTGCTGGTGGTGTAGCTACCCCAGCTGATGCTGCTATGATGATGCAATTGGGTtgtgatggaggtgagtgcGGTTCTGCAATGCAATTTGTTGTCGTCCGTCTCCGCTGTGACATGGAAGCTGATCCATCACTTTGCAAATAGTCTTCGTCGGTTCTGGTATTTGTGAGCTCACTTTCAAACCAGTAAAAACAAATGTCAGCTGACAAGTCATATTCTGTACAGTCTTATCTGGTGATCCCGCCAAAAGAGCCAGAGCGATCGTCCAAGCCGTTACGCACTACAACAACCCTGCTGTCTTGGCTGAGGTGTCTACGGATCTAGGTGATGCTATGGTCGGTATCAGCACGTGAGTTATAATCACCTTGGACTTTATGCTTCTGAATCCAAGAAATCGGGGTCAGTCACTGATATTAGCGATTGGCGTTTATAGATCGACTGAGGGCGAGAACATCAAAGGTGGACGAATGGCTGGTCGAGGCAACTAAATCAGGCATCAGTCTGAAGTCGATGGAAAAAGTCATGAAGCAATATGTGAAAAGAAGCTTTCAACAAGATATACTTGGTCTTATCCGCTTATCTGGGCAAATGCAAATATGTGTGAAGTAATTCTACGCAAGCATCAACACAGTACGGAGTGTTCTCCAGATCGATGACACGTTTACCGATTGCAATTGACGGAATAGATCATCCAACACGTATGGAGATTGATGGCAGTAATACTAACATACTACAAGATTCTAGgtttctccttttcccaCAACACTATTACTCGACACTATCTGTTCGATCACACTACTTCTTatctttggcagcttcttcGGCAGCTTTCAGTTCGTCTTTGTATTctcgcatcttcatcccatggaggatatactgatatctgcgagtcagctgatcatcttaGGATTATAAACGTACAAAAGTAACTTTCGAAAAGAGCTATCAGGCTAATCAATGCACAGGGATGTCAGAGAGAAACAGATGAACGATCAGTACTTTCTTCGTGTTCTAAGAAGTCTTACACTCACGTGAATGGAATTGAAACGGCCAAACATAACGTAGCGTAAAGGCAGAACAGCGGTGTGTCAATCTTTGGATCGTCCTGGTTGGGTTTCAGACCTGTGTACGTCTGAGCTCCGGTGGCTGCTACGATGAATAACTTGAGGAAGGCGTTCGCAACGAGGACTAGCACAAATAAGTAGGTTATGAGAAAGATGCTCAGCTTGTCATCATTTCTTTTGGGCGGCCAACAATATATTCTCCATGGGAATGTGATATGACGACTTACAGAAGAATTCGACATCAATGAATTTACGATCTTCGTATAACCCATCTGTCCAAAATGATTCTGCATAACGTAGAGCGAAAGATCAGTATCGATCAGACCTGGATGGTCGGATGGAAGTATAGTTCAGAAAGTTGCACTCACCGAGGAATTGTTTACATATTGGGAATTTCCAGCTAGATCGTCGTATCTCAGTCAGATTGATGACATGACACTGGATAGCTGaaatggatgggatggatggtgagttgatttaCTCACAATAGATCCGCACACATGGCGATCACGATGAAAATCCACATTGCTACATCGAATATCGCTGCGAAGCTGTCACAGTAAACCGAAGTGAGGATCCGGATATATCAGCGATCGATTGGGTGTATTCAAGTCATTACAAAGAATATTGTATACTCACACTGGTCCACCTAGATGTTTTGGTATATTCGTATTACCTGAACATCATGAACTTACAGTCAGCTTAACTTTCTGGACATATGGAGAAAACGGAAGGGCCGCAAGGGGAAATCTCAGACTCAAAGCCAAACTCACCTACATATCCTGCGTTGGGATCACCATCGAACCTATCGTATACTCTCTGGTCGTTCCCTAAATAATGATCTATTGTATGGCAAAGGACAAGACAGTCAAGTGAATTTACTGATTAGCCACCTTGGTTTCGAAATTGAGTAATGTGGTACAGTAACAGCACAGGGGTGATTCTCACCCATAGTATCTGCAAAAGTCTTGGTATTCTGGATGAAAACCATAACCCAAACTGCTAATGGCTAGTCCGATATAAGTTGAGGATGTATAGTTAGTGATCAGATTGTGTTTGAAAGTGTTTTGTAGCTTCACTTACCATAATTAGACATCCTATAGATACGATGTATACCCATAATTTACAGATGAGGATCCAGAGTTTGGGGAACATGCCCCGTCCGACGAAAGAGGCTGCCATGGTACGTGGGGTGGTATGATTGAAAGGGGGGACGAGATAGGTTGTTCGAGTGAGGGGGAAGGGGGATTGTCTGAGGGAGATTGTTATGTCTTGTATCGATTTCGAGGGTAGTTGTGAGTTGGCAGAAGTGAATGTAACGGTATGAAGCGAAGTGGTTGGTGGGAGGTAGAATGGACAGTTGTGAGGGAAATGAGAATTGTTGAGTTGAAAAAGAAAATACGCATTCATAAGGAAGATCATCTATCAATTCCTGATATActtgatcaacaacaaaaaaACTGATGGGTAATCCAGAGGACGTCACTTCATACCGCCCTTCCTTTCCGATGTTATCCCATGGCGGAAAGTGTATCGGTAGGAGATGTCAAAGGATGACAAAATGTTACCTAGGGTTTCAAGTCCTCTTGTCGTCTGAGGTATCGTATTAAGTTCACGAAGTCAGGTTTCATCAGCCAGGGTTATGTATCAGCATTCACAACTCATGCTGCTACCGTTCGACCGATTAACAGTTGATACGGGATTGGTTCTAGGAACAACGTCAAAATGTGGGGAGGGATCGAGTGACAGAAGGTCTGATGGATGTTATCGAACCCCTCTTGACGATCTCACAATACTATCAATACAGACATCAGGTCTTACCACTCCTCCCGTTGTATAAGTATCGCTTTGAAAGCAAATTCACCCAATGTCATGTCTTTTGtcctctcattctcatcagTATATGAAACCAGTAATCAAGCGAAAACtttcatctacggccatagaaccCAAAAAGCATcgcatcccgtccgctctgcGCAATTAACTTgggtatcgctcggttagtaccaaggtgggggaccacttgggaatcccgggtgctgtagtttttgtttttggagCTTTCACCGTCGCTCGGTATTGACTTTaaagaagagacgatgatggtctTAGATATCTTTATTTTTGCTTGTCTGCAGGTGTCAGTAATCTCGGAAGATTCTTTTGATCAAAGGCGGCAAGCTACGATCAATTCATGTTTAGAGTGTCCGTGTGTCTTTGTGTCTGTGTGTGTGTGATAGAGTAATGCACACACCTCCCGCGCAAGAGGTTGGTGCGCATACCATAACAATCATATCACCGGTTGACTGTAGCAAGGTTGTGATTATATTTCCGAATGTGGCATTGAGTTTTTTGAATTTCCGCTATTCCCCCCTTTTCGCTTGTGAGGATGCTCTCTACAACTCACATTCAGCATTCcatcagtcatcatccaccatcgATCATACATCATAGCAGCAACACTCATCGATAACCTAAACACCGTCACTCAACTAATATCGACCCCAACaacaagctaagaaagaCACTTTCAATATGGGTTAGCATCGCTCtatcgatgatggtgaagatagTATGAATGCTGATTGATTTCTTGTTCTCGCTTGATCCCTTTTCACTCACCGCATTGAACGATGAACAgcaccaaagaagaaggctcAAAAGATGGCTTTGTCCGATTTCTTCACCCAGGATAGTACGTTAGATTTTGATTCGATCATATACATAGGTCTCAGATCCAGAAATTGTCGATGTTTACCAAAACGTCGTAATCGCATAATGAACCCGACTGACATTCACTTGATTATGTAGGTGGTGCTGGAGGATCATGGGCGGATGATATGGACTTCCCTTCTGCCCGTGAGTGATAGGTATACTCTGATCATGACCAAAGACTTCCctgatgattcggatgataCAGCTGCCGCTCGTGAGAACACCGGTCCCAAGAAAGGTGATCCCGGTTATCTCGATTCAATGCCTGACCGAGCAGCCAGATCATGTCAGTAATCGTATATCCTGCCTATGTCAACCCGGCGATCTCATCTGATGTTTTCTCACAGCTTCCAACTTCCCCGGTGCACCTCCTCAAAGAGAAGAACTACCCCTCCCTACCGTCCCTCCTTTCACTGCTTTCGTCGGAAACTTATCGTACGAACCTGATCTCGAAGAAGCCGTCAGAGATTTCTTTACCGATCTCTCCCCTTCAAGCGTAAGGATATTGACAGATAGAGATGGAAAGCCTAAAGGATACGGATATGTTGAATTTCCAAGTCAAGACAACTTGAAGGAGGCTTTGGGAAGAACAGGTGCTCAGTTACAGGGTAGATCTATAAGAGTTAGCGTAGCGGAGGCTCGTAAGTGAAGCACCCCTTGAGGTCTGAACTCTGACATTCACGGCCAAAATTCTGACGTTTTTCTTGTGATCTGAATTAGCTACCAACCGAAGGGatgctcctccaccatcgGTAGCGGAAGAATCCAATCAATGGCGAAGAGCTACTCCCTTACCTGCTCGAACTGACGTGCCCACACCCGCTAGACGaacttcatcattctcacctgCTGAACCTGGACCCGACAGAGATTGGTCAGCTGCCAGAGGAGCCAGATTTACCCCAGCTCCACCTGCTTCCTCGAACGAATTCAGGAGAGATAGTTCAGGTGCTGGTAGAGTTAGAGAACCCCCTGTCCCCACCGCTGCGGATGAAGTTGATCAATGGAGAAGTAACAAACCTTTAGCAGAAGCTAAAGTGGGTTCAAGGGATttacctcctcatcaacgAGGTGGCCCACCGTCGGGTCAAAGTAGTCCCGGATTGGCTGATACCGAGAATACAGTGAGTAATAGGCAAATTCAAAGAAAATCTCATTGTAGTATCTTTATTCACTGATATGGGTTCTTAGTGGTCTCGAGCAACTAAATTAAGGACTCCCGCTGCTGAGGTACCACCTGCTCGATCATCTACGCAATCACCCaacgaagagaaagattgGAGATCACCTAGAGCTACTCCTGCTGCTAGTCAGCCAGGAAGCGCCGACGGTGAAAGTGAGTCACAACATCTTTAAACAATGGGACAGCTACTGACTTTTTTTGCCTCTTAGGCCCTCGTCAACCACCTCCCCCTCTTGAAAGGAAAAGACTTCATCTTGCTCCTCGATCAGTTCCCGCTACTCCCTCTACCGCCTCCGTCgaatccaactcaccatcaggCAAATCATCGATCTTCGGATCTGCAAAACCTGTTGATTCTGCTGCCAGGGAGGCTATAGCAGATGCGAAGCTCGCTcaaaaggaggaggagaggaagaaggctaGGGAAGCTGAGATCgctaagaagaaggaagaggatgagaaagctaaagcttTCGCTGAAGAAAGGCTAAATTCCATCAAAGCTGCTCAAGAaaaagctcaagctcaagtgGGTGGAGGGAAACCCCAAggtcaacagcaacaacaacaaagatACCCACctagagaaagagagaattCAGGTAATAAGAAACCTTCGCATCCCCATCCCAACAGGAAAGGATCTACCGAACCTAAAAAGgataatgatggatttgaagCTGTTACTTCCCGAAAAGGATCTGCCAACGCTCCCACCGCTACCTCTGCAACTCAAGGTCCAAAGAGAGACGCTACCACAAGGCCGGCGTTCTCGTTCGCCGCTGCTGCTAGAGCTGAGGGTAGTTTTGTAGAGGGTTCGGATGATGTGGAGGAAGCTGCCAAAGGTGTTGAGGAAGTGAAGATCTAGGGATTGATACTCTTGACATATTGTTGGCCggttggaagag from Kwoniella europaea PYCC6329 chromosome 2, complete sequence encodes:
- a CDS encoding pyridoxal 5'-phosphate synthase, synthase subunit Pdx1 — translated: MSSEPTIVPSSAPNGSVPVSQGGTSTPLLGSRGGPAGSGGAGGSFGVKSGLAQMLKGGVIMDVMNVEQAKIAEEAGACAVMALERIPANIRRDGGVARMSDPGMIKEIMEAVSIPVMAKVRIGHFVEAQILQSVGVDYIDESEVLTMADDQHHIGKHSFKVPFVCGCKNLGEALRRISEGAAMIRTKGEAGTGDVVEAVKHQRAVMADIRKAASMSDEELYAFAKELSAPYHLLKETARLKRLPVVSFAAGGVATPADAAMMMQLGCDGVFVGSGIFLSGDPAKRARAIVQAVTHYNNPAVLAEVSTDLGDAMVGISTSTEGENIKGGRMAGRGN